One Synechococcus sp. PROS-9-1 DNA window includes the following coding sequences:
- a CDS encoding ferric reductase-like transmembrane domain-containing protein, with amino-acid sequence MIFNFGLAGWNATAIKHAIDATGRSSLILFGIAFTASSIESIWPSSISRWSLRNRRWIGLSFAASHFIHLALIISISVWFPEPFLREQSLGQWMFGGLAYVFVFLMALTSTDRAQHWMGMKNWKRLHFIGGHWIWTVFLLTYLKHVKEGPLWFYLPFLIFTLLMIPIRFAKHTPPRAAIRASI; translated from the coding sequence TTGATCTTCAACTTCGGGTTAGCGGGGTGGAATGCCACTGCGATTAAACATGCGATTGATGCTACCGGGCGCAGCTCCCTGATCCTTTTTGGGATTGCCTTCACGGCCTCAAGTATTGAAAGCATTTGGCCTTCTTCGATCTCCCGCTGGTCGCTCCGAAATAGGCGCTGGATCGGTTTAAGTTTCGCCGCCTCCCATTTCATTCATCTCGCTCTCATTATCTCAATATCCGTGTGGTTTCCAGAACCATTTTTGAGAGAACAGTCGTTGGGGCAGTGGATGTTTGGTGGTCTTGCCTATGTGTTTGTGTTTCTAATGGCTCTCACTTCAACCGATCGAGCTCAGCATTGGATGGGAATGAAGAACTGGAAGCGACTTCACTTTATTGGAGGTCATTGGATTTGGACAGTATTCTTACTGACCTATCTAAAACATGTGAAGGAAGGTCCTCTTTGGTTTTATCTCCCCTTCTTGATCTTCACATTGCTGATGATTCCGATTCGATTTGCAAAGCACACTCCGCCGAGAGCGGCAATCAGGGCATCCATTTGA
- a CDS encoding DUF6439 family protein, whose amino-acid sequence MSTAEARWPEPAPELAKELHRCLSLGDRDWHRLKTNADRRSAELMAAALSQLIQGGERHDIEELTEQALRWIRRELKDPGCPHR is encoded by the coding sequence ATGTCAACGGCTGAAGCGCGCTGGCCAGAACCCGCCCCTGAACTCGCCAAGGAACTTCATCGTTGCTTGAGTCTTGGCGACCGTGACTGGCATCGTTTGAAAACCAATGCTGACCGTCGTAGCGCTGAACTGATGGCTGCTGCTCTCTCGCAACTCATCCAGGGAGGAGAGCGTCACGATATTGAGGAGCTCACCGAGCAAGCACTCCGCTGGATCAGACGGGAACTGAAAGACCCTGGCTGTCCGCACCGTTAA
- a CDS encoding DUF3764 family protein → MRSCFSSSTKQHSAGTFEEALSMSVLVMTVTTVITLKINVPFSEWVKSFDSDLGAQRHAEFGIKPLYRGVSKADRSKIVVIHQAPEGAADAFIQKYGEWISSHGVDLSTAEVGEWLEE, encoded by the coding sequence TTGCGTAGCTGCTTTTCTTCATCGACGAAACAGCATTCAGCAGGTACTTTTGAAGAAGCACTATCAATGTCTGTTCTGGTCATGACAGTCACCACCGTGATCACCCTCAAGATCAATGTGCCCTTCAGCGAATGGGTCAAGAGTTTTGATAGCGATCTAGGTGCTCAGCGGCATGCTGAGTTCGGTATCAAGCCTCTGTACCGGGGTGTTAGTAAAGCAGATCGCAGCAAGATCGTTGTCATCCACCAGGCACCTGAAGGAGCGGCTGATGCTTTTATTCAAAAATATGGGGAGTGGATTTCCAGTCACGGAGTTGATCTATCAACTGCTGAAGTTGGAGAATGGCTGGAGGAATAA
- a CDS encoding AI-2E family transporter encodes MKLQHWLGLCAVLATGLLFWSLREVLIHLFAAIVLAMALCTLVGSLRQRWNLPRPLALLVCLLGLVVMVAVGLTVIVPPFTSQFQQLILQLPSAAKALKELLVQAFSSVNSMVYGSGSSSNWSQLLFPKGLAESPGGPAIASSVTGGFLSLLGLAGNVGSGVLQLLFVFAVTLMVAVQPHAYKNVGIQLLPSFYRKRARAILNMCGEALSSWMIGVLISSVCVAVLAGIGLSLLGVKLVMANALLAGLLNVIPNVGPTLSTVFPMSVALLDAPWKALAVLGLYIVIQNLESYVITPSVMQRQVNLLPGLTLAAQFVFTVLFGPLGLLLALPLAVVLQVLIREVVVNDLLDPWKRQKLAS; translated from the coding sequence GTGAAGCTTCAACACTGGCTTGGACTTTGCGCTGTTCTGGCAACGGGGCTGTTGTTCTGGAGTCTTCGTGAAGTCCTGATTCACTTGTTTGCCGCCATTGTTTTGGCAATGGCTCTTTGCACCCTTGTTGGATCCCTTCGTCAGCGTTGGAACCTTCCTAGACCCTTGGCACTGTTGGTCTGTTTGTTGGGTCTCGTGGTGATGGTTGCGGTTGGCTTAACCGTGATCGTGCCGCCCTTTACGAGCCAGTTTCAACAACTGATTCTTCAGCTTCCATCTGCCGCAAAAGCCCTGAAAGAACTTTTGGTGCAGGCTTTTTCGTCGGTTAACTCAATGGTCTACGGCAGTGGAAGTTCCAGCAATTGGAGCCAACTGCTCTTTCCCAAAGGCTTAGCTGAGAGTCCAGGCGGGCCAGCCATTGCCTCCAGCGTGACTGGAGGATTTCTGAGCCTTCTTGGCTTGGCAGGCAATGTCGGCAGTGGTGTGCTGCAGCTTCTCTTCGTCTTTGCCGTCACCTTGATGGTGGCGGTCCAACCGCATGCCTACAAGAACGTTGGCATTCAGTTGTTGCCGTCCTTTTATCGAAAGCGAGCTCGCGCCATCCTCAACATGTGCGGCGAAGCTCTCAGCAGCTGGATGATCGGCGTGTTGATCAGTTCCGTTTGTGTTGCTGTTTTGGCAGGAATCGGACTCTCACTTTTGGGCGTGAAGCTGGTGATGGCCAATGCCTTGCTGGCAGGCTTACTCAACGTGATTCCGAATGTGGGACCCACGCTCAGCACCGTCTTTCCGATGTCCGTTGCTCTCCTCGATGCCCCATGGAAAGCATTAGCTGTCTTGGGGCTGTACATCGTGATTCAGAACCTTGAGAGCTATGTCATCACGCCTTCGGTGATGCAGCGCCAGGTCAATTTGCTTCCTGGGCTCACTCTTGCCGCTCAATTTGTATTCACCGTTCTGTTCGGTCCTCTTGGCCTGTTGCTTGCTCTCCCTTTAGCGGTTGTATTGCAGGTGCTGATTCGCGAAGTCGTCGTAAACGATCTTCTTGACCCCTGGAAGCGACAGAAACTGGCCTCATGA
- a CDS encoding ATP-binding protein — MSSRLGSTSGSFSFNLSPSFQRTRWADFILPSTLQLSPLLELLLDPVDCVETTGRLQLGLQEALVNAVRHGNSGDPNKCLRVRRILTPQWMIWQIQDEGEGVPTHARLGELPDCIEANQGRGLFLIYQCFDDVRWSRRGNRVQLASRRPDSRVVSFNGADSQGLSVPV; from the coding sequence ATGTCATCGCGGCTTGGATCGACTTCAGGGTCGTTCAGTTTCAATCTCAGTCCCTCGTTCCAACGAACGCGCTGGGCTGACTTCATTCTTCCTTCAACGCTCCAACTCTCTCCGTTGTTGGAGTTACTGCTCGACCCTGTGGACTGTGTTGAGACAACCGGTCGGCTTCAGCTCGGTCTTCAGGAAGCGCTTGTTAATGCTGTACGTCATGGGAACTCTGGTGATCCCAACAAGTGTTTGCGTGTGCGCCGCATCCTCACCCCTCAATGGATGATTTGGCAGATTCAGGATGAAGGTGAAGGAGTCCCCACCCATGCACGTCTCGGGGAACTTCCTGACTGCATCGAAGCGAATCAAGGCCGTGGACTGTTTTTGATTTATCAGTGTTTTGACGATGTGCGCTGGAGTCGCCGTGGGAATCGTGTCCAGCTGGCAAGTCGCCGGCCCGACTCTCGAGTGGTGTCCTTTAACGGTGCGGACAGCCAGGGTCTTTCAGTTCCCGTCTGA
- a CDS encoding nucleoside deaminase has translation MHSAKSLTVQSPIELSSTQMQAWMERLIERARRFGERGEVPVSAIVLDHHGRCIGHGINQRELNNDPLGHAELMAIQQACRLRGDWRLNDCTLLVTLEPCPMCAGALVQARVGQVIFAATDPKRGAMGSTINLATHISAHHRMTVIGGVQAEEAKEMLSSWFKQRRQRSDGTGAAPFQTGSTTC, from the coding sequence ATGCACTCAGCCAAGAGCCTGACGGTGCAGTCTCCAATCGAACTCTCTTCCACGCAGATGCAAGCCTGGATGGAGCGTTTGATTGAGCGCGCGCGTCGATTCGGCGAACGCGGAGAGGTTCCAGTAAGCGCCATTGTTTTGGATCACCACGGCCGCTGCATTGGCCATGGCATCAATCAACGGGAGCTGAACAATGATCCGCTTGGGCACGCTGAGCTGATGGCAATTCAACAGGCCTGCCGCCTGCGTGGTGACTGGCGCCTCAATGACTGCACTCTGTTGGTGACCTTGGAACCCTGTCCCATGTGCGCCGGTGCCTTGGTTCAGGCGAGAGTTGGACAAGTGATCTTTGCCGCGACTGACCCGAAGCGGGGAGCGATGGGAAGCACGATCAACCTGGCCACACACATCAGTGCACACCACCGAATGACCGTGATCGGTGGTGTACAGGCTGAGGAGGCGAAAGAAATGCTGTCGAGCTGGTTTAAGCAGCGACGGCAACGTTCTGACGGAACTGGGGCAGCTCCGTTTCAAACAGGTTCAACAACCTGCTGA
- a CDS encoding class I SAM-dependent methyltransferase encodes MASSLTEIAYRTIQQGRSLAGLAHKELSSKAMELLAPDVVPSTEPVPVELLNELRRSLSALQDIDWEESEQGLYPQSLLFDIPWLEWAERYPRVWLDLPSNWARRRSRNVQDIPDTHDKELYPDYYLQNFHHQTDGYLSDHSAELYDLQVDILFNGAADSMRRRLIAPLKRGLKRFSDRPEASLRILDVATGTGRTLHQIRAALPKASLFGLDLSESYLRQANRWLNKGSNSLVQLLQGNGESMPFGDESMQAVTCVFLMHELPPEARQAVLNDAYRVLERGGVFVLADSIQLKDSPQYSVAMDNFRRIFHEPFYRDFISDDIESRLSHAGFTGISAESHFMVRVWTASKP; translated from the coding sequence ATGGCGTCGAGCCTGACTGAAATTGCTTACCGCACCATCCAGCAAGGCCGGAGCCTCGCAGGACTGGCCCATAAGGAGCTGAGCTCTAAAGCCATGGAACTGTTGGCACCCGATGTTGTGCCCAGCACAGAACCTGTTCCTGTCGAATTACTGAACGAACTGAGACGCTCATTAAGCGCTCTTCAGGACATTGATTGGGAGGAGTCAGAACAAGGGCTTTACCCCCAATCTCTGCTGTTCGATATCCCCTGGTTGGAGTGGGCTGAGCGTTACCCACGCGTTTGGCTTGATCTTCCCTCGAATTGGGCCAGGCGAAGGTCTCGAAACGTCCAAGACATCCCAGACACGCACGACAAAGAGCTATATCCGGATTACTACTTACAAAATTTCCATCATCAAACTGATGGTTATCTCAGCGATCACTCTGCTGAGCTCTACGACCTACAAGTCGACATCCTGTTCAACGGCGCCGCAGACTCCATGCGCCGGAGGCTGATCGCTCCCTTGAAACGGGGCTTGAAACGGTTTAGTGATCGCCCTGAAGCCAGTCTTCGCATCCTTGACGTTGCAACAGGAACAGGTCGGACGCTTCATCAGATCCGAGCTGCTCTACCAAAAGCCTCACTGTTTGGCCTCGACCTCTCTGAGTCCTATTTGCGTCAGGCCAATCGTTGGCTGAACAAGGGAAGCAACAGCCTTGTGCAGCTGCTGCAAGGCAATGGCGAATCCATGCCCTTTGGTGATGAAAGCATGCAGGCTGTGACCTGCGTTTTCCTGATGCATGAGCTTCCTCCTGAAGCGCGCCAGGCTGTTCTCAATGATGCTTATCGAGTGCTAGAGCGCGGTGGAGTTTTTGTTCTTGCCGACTCGATTCAACTCAAAGATTCGCCGCAGTACAGCGTGGCGATGGATAACTTCCGGCGGATCTTTCATGAGCCTTTTTATAGAGATTTCATTTCAGATGACATCGAATCACGCCTCAGTCATGCTGGCTTCACAGGGATTTCAGCTGAATCCCATTTCATGGTGAGGGTTTGGACGGCCAGCAAGCCTTGA
- a CDS encoding copper-binding protein, with the protein MINPFHVRWLQGWTFQLVLMEGKVQVEAHGFGICIRTALLHGETPQDAADRLVLQEDKRRHALHQSWLKGQAVPTYSSELPDSTETSNTVPESLVIVHHKSLVC; encoded by the coding sequence ATGATCAACCCTTTTCATGTCCGCTGGCTTCAAGGCTGGACATTTCAGTTGGTCCTAATGGAAGGGAAAGTGCAGGTGGAGGCTCATGGTTTTGGAATCTGTATCCGTACTGCTCTTTTGCATGGCGAAACACCCCAAGATGCTGCCGATCGACTCGTTCTCCAGGAAGATAAGCGCCGCCACGCACTTCATCAATCTTGGTTAAAGGGTCAAGCCGTTCCAACTTATTCCAGTGAACTGCCTGATTCCACTGAAACGTCTAATACCGTGCCTGAATCGCTTGTAATTGTGCATCACAAGTCTCTCGTTTGCTAG
- the psb28 gene encoding photosystem II reaction center protein Psb28 has product MADGSKAVIQFLSGVDEPVVPDIRVTRSRDGRTGQAIFVFEQPEALAPEVMEAITGMFMIDEEGTLVTREVNGKFVNGKPSALEATYTWKSEQDFERFMRFAQRYADSSGLGYSQDSGEAAASDNENG; this is encoded by the coding sequence ATGGCAGACGGAAGCAAGGCAGTGATCCAGTTTCTGAGCGGCGTGGATGAACCCGTCGTTCCCGACATCCGCGTCACACGCAGTCGTGACGGACGCACTGGACAGGCCATCTTCGTGTTTGAACAACCCGAGGCACTGGCTCCTGAAGTGATGGAGGCGATCACAGGGATGTTCATGATCGACGAGGAGGGCACACTCGTCACGCGGGAGGTCAATGGAAAGTTTGTGAACGGCAAACCAAGCGCCTTGGAAGCCACCTACACCTGGAAAAGCGAGCAGGATTTTGAGCGTTTCATGCGCTTTGCACAGAGATATGCAGATTCCTCAGGTCTTGGTTATTCCCAGGATTCAGGCGAAGCTGCAGCGAGTGATAACGAGAACGGGTGA
- a CDS encoding allophycocyanin subunit beta, giving the protein MRDAITGLIGRYDQLGRYFDRSAIDRIEGYFGQAELRLKAVELINREASELVREASQRLFVGDPELLLPGGNAYTTRRLAACLRDMDYFLRYASYALIADDSTILNERVLNGLDDTYKSLGVPTGPTVRSMILLADVLCERMVAEGSSSSDCMMLRKPFDHLASGLSANDISQR; this is encoded by the coding sequence ATGCGTGATGCCATCACCGGGTTGATCGGCCGTTACGACCAACTGGGTCGCTATTTCGATCGATCGGCCATCGATCGCATTGAGGGGTATTTCGGCCAGGCCGAGTTGCGTCTCAAGGCCGTTGAGCTGATTAATCGCGAAGCGTCGGAGCTCGTACGAGAAGCCAGTCAAAGACTGTTTGTTGGTGATCCTGAGCTGCTATTGCCTGGTGGTAATGCGTACACCACGCGTCGGCTTGCGGCTTGTTTGCGTGACATGGATTATTTCCTGCGTTACGCGAGCTACGCCCTGATTGCCGACGACAGCACGATCCTGAATGAACGCGTTCTGAACGGCTTGGACGACACTTATAAAAGCCTGGGTGTTCCTACAGGACCCACGGTTCGCAGCATGATTCTTTTGGCTGATGTTCTTTGCGAACGCATGGTGGCTGAAGGATCAAGTTCCAGCGACTGCATGATGCTTCGCAAGCCCTTCGACCATCTGGCATCAGGTCTTTCCGCAAACGACATCAGTCAGCGCTAA
- the glnA gene encoding type I glutamate--ammonia ligase, translating into MAKTAQDVLRQIKDEGIELIDLKFADLHGKWQHLTVCSDMLGEVEFREGLAFDGSSIRGWKAINESDMSMVPDPSTAWIDPFYRHKTLSMICSIQDPRTHEPFDRCPRALAQKALAYLGNTGLADTAFFGPEPEFFLFDDVRYNSSEGGCFYSVDTIEAGWNSGRVEEGGNLAYKIQTKEGYFPVAPNDTAQDIRSEMLLMMAQLGIRTEKHHHEVAGAGQHELGMVFEELIQAADNVMTYKYVVRNVAKKYGKTATFMPKPVFNDNGTGMHVHQSLWKGGQPLFFGEGTYANLSQTARWYIGGILKHAPSFLAFTNPTTNSYKRLVPGFEAPVNLVYSEGNRSAAVRIPLTGPSPKAKRLEFRSGDALANPYLAFAAMMMAGLDGIKNQIDPGDGFDGDLFELPAEELKDIATVPASLNGALEALNADHQYLLEGGVFTKDFIDNWINLKYEEVQQLRQRPHPHEFTMYYDA; encoded by the coding sequence ATGGCTAAAACTGCTCAGGACGTACTTCGTCAGATCAAGGACGAAGGAATCGAGCTGATCGACCTCAAATTCGCCGATCTGCACGGCAAGTGGCAACACCTCACCGTGTGTTCCGACATGCTCGGCGAAGTCGAGTTTCGGGAAGGATTGGCCTTTGATGGCTCTTCGATTCGCGGCTGGAAGGCGATCAACGAGTCAGATATGTCCATGGTTCCAGACCCTTCAACGGCCTGGATTGATCCGTTTTATCGGCATAAAACTCTGAGCATGATCTGCTCAATTCAAGATCCACGTACTCATGAACCATTTGACCGTTGCCCGCGAGCTTTAGCTCAGAAAGCATTGGCTTATCTCGGCAATACAGGGCTAGCAGATACGGCATTTTTTGGTCCAGAACCTGAATTTTTCCTCTTCGATGACGTTCGCTACAACTCAAGCGAAGGCGGCTGTTTCTACAGCGTTGACACCATTGAGGCTGGCTGGAACTCCGGAAGGGTAGAAGAAGGTGGAAACCTCGCTTATAAAATCCAAACCAAGGAGGGTTATTTTCCTGTTGCACCAAACGACACAGCGCAGGATATTCGCTCTGAGATGTTGTTAATGATGGCTCAATTGGGGATTAGAACTGAGAAGCACCACCATGAAGTTGCTGGCGCCGGTCAACACGAATTGGGAATGGTGTTCGAGGAGCTCATTCAGGCTGCCGATAACGTGATGACCTACAAATACGTTGTTCGCAACGTTGCCAAAAAGTACGGCAAAACAGCAACCTTCATGCCGAAGCCTGTCTTTAATGACAACGGCACTGGCATGCATGTACACCAAAGTCTTTGGAAGGGTGGACAACCGTTGTTCTTCGGAGAAGGGACCTACGCCAACCTGTCTCAGACCGCCCGTTGGTACATCGGCGGCATCTTGAAGCATGCCCCAAGCTTTCTGGCCTTCACCAATCCCACCACCAACAGCTACAAGCGCCTGGTTCCAGGATTCGAAGCCCCTGTGAATTTGGTGTACTCGGAAGGCAACCGATCTGCGGCGGTTCGAATCCCCCTCACTGGACCTAGTCCAAAAGCCAAGCGCTTGGAATTCCGTTCCGGTGATGCTTTAGCAAATCCCTATTTGGCCTTTGCCGCCATGATGATGGCCGGCCTCGATGGCATCAAGAACCAGATTGATCCGGGTGATGGATTCGATGGTGACTTGTTTGAACTTCCAGCTGAAGAGTTGAAGGACATCGCCACTGTTCCAGCTTCTCTGAACGGAGCATTGGAAGCTTTGAATGCTGATCACCAATACCTGCTTGAAGGTGGAGTCTTCACAAAAGACTTCATCGACAACTGGATCAATCTCAAGTACGAAGAGGTACAACAGCTGCGTCAGCGACCTCATCCCCACGAATTCACCATGTACTACGACGCTTGA
- a CDS encoding aminotransferase class V-fold PLP-dependent enzyme, producing MITPHLVFLVGSSSNPEPVALSAFASPDALDPQLLQFLEGASERLCSWIGSAGERGPLPALRVLPDAAPQAHGRDMQQLLDDLQQVMDGAFQPSHPGALAHLDPPPLSASIAADLICAGLNNNLLAEELSPSLSHLERQLCAWFAERLGFPAGASGVGASGGTLSNLIALVSARHHVGLDHNPEAVVVVSADAHVSWHKAARVMGLQSDGVRAIPVDEQGLIDLQQLEAELATLSRDGRPCIAVVATAGSTVRGAIDPVSAMADLCARLGLWLHVDGAIGAVFALSSTTTHLLHGIARADSITVNPQKVLGITKTSSLLLVRKAAVLADAFSTGLPYMEPAVEHDHGGELGLQGSRPAEVLKLWLGLRQLGESGIEQLLSAAIARREYLQQQLDPNRLMILTGPLHVLACRPQRGQAQQHERWSIDTRRDLLSQGIMVSRPLHQGRHFLKAVLGNPHTDHALLDQLASALNQSVEDRP from the coding sequence ATGATCACTCCCCATCTTGTCTTCTTGGTTGGATCTTCAAGCAATCCTGAACCGGTAGCTCTGTCGGCGTTTGCTTCGCCCGATGCGCTTGACCCTCAACTCCTTCAGTTTTTGGAGGGTGCTTCCGAGCGCTTATGCAGCTGGATCGGTTCGGCGGGTGAGCGAGGTCCACTTCCAGCACTTCGGGTGCTTCCAGATGCTGCTCCGCAGGCCCATGGTCGCGACATGCAGCAACTGTTGGATGACCTTCAGCAGGTGATGGATGGTGCATTTCAGCCCTCCCATCCCGGGGCGCTTGCCCATCTCGATCCGCCTCCGTTGAGTGCGTCAATCGCCGCTGATTTGATCTGCGCCGGACTGAACAACAACCTTCTGGCCGAGGAGCTGTCGCCAAGTTTGAGTCATCTCGAACGGCAGCTTTGCGCCTGGTTTGCTGAACGCCTTGGCTTCCCTGCAGGGGCTTCTGGTGTTGGGGCAAGTGGAGGCACGCTGAGCAATCTGATCGCCTTGGTTTCTGCTCGTCATCACGTCGGCTTGGACCACAATCCAGAGGCCGTGGTGGTGGTCAGTGCTGATGCGCATGTGTCCTGGCACAAGGCAGCGCGCGTGATGGGGCTTCAAAGCGACGGAGTTCGTGCCATCCCGGTGGACGAGCAAGGGCTCATCGATCTGCAGCAGCTCGAGGCTGAATTGGCAACACTTTCAAGAGATGGACGTCCTTGTATCGCAGTGGTGGCCACAGCAGGTAGCACGGTGCGGGGCGCCATCGACCCCGTTTCTGCGATGGCTGATCTTTGCGCACGCTTGGGCCTATGGCTGCATGTGGATGGGGCGATCGGTGCGGTTTTTGCTCTCAGCTCCACTACCACCCATCTGCTCCATGGGATTGCACGTGCTGATTCGATCACTGTGAATCCCCAGAAAGTTCTTGGCATCACGAAGACGTCATCCCTTCTGTTGGTTCGCAAGGCCGCCGTTCTGGCTGATGCGTTCTCCACAGGCCTTCCCTACATGGAGCCTGCCGTCGAGCACGATCACGGTGGAGAACTGGGTCTGCAGGGGAGTCGGCCGGCGGAAGTGCTCAAACTCTGGCTTGGCTTGCGCCAACTCGGTGAATCAGGGATTGAACAGCTGTTGTCTGCAGCGATCGCTCGACGTGAGTATCTCCAGCAGCAACTGGATCCCAACAGGCTGATGATTCTCACGGGACCTTTGCATGTGCTCGCCTGTAGGCCTCAACGCGGACAGGCGCAGCAGCACGAACGCTGGTCGATCGACACACGCCGGGACTTGCTTAGCCAGGGCATCATGGTGTCGAGACCGCTCCATCAAGGGCGGCATTTCCTCAAGGCTGTTCTTGGCAACCCGCATACCGATCACGCTTTGCTGGACCAACTTGCATCAGCTCTGAATCAATCCGTGGAGGATCGGCCCTGA
- a CDS encoding GUN4 domain-containing protein: MLSGLSSSSDLSVDQLLEKFSSGSSRQKRSLIPAVEKAADQLAAMGAAALASFDREGDEWAAGWILQALHRHQPSALSPLFNASGGWFAACSESDLDYSPLQQALLEERFEEADRLTSAFLRQLAGEQAERRGYVYFSEVLSMRGLDLVTMDRLWIAYSQGRFGFTVQARLLATLNGRYDKLWPRIGWKQEGVWTRYPNAFDWSLTAPEGHMPLVNQLRGVRLIDALLNHPSLVARQ, encoded by the coding sequence ATGCTTTCTGGTCTTTCTTCTTCATCCGATCTCAGCGTTGATCAGCTACTAGAGAAATTCTCCAGTGGCTCATCACGACAAAAACGCTCCTTGATCCCAGCAGTCGAGAAAGCGGCTGATCAGCTGGCTGCAATGGGTGCGGCTGCTTTGGCTTCCTTTGACCGGGAAGGAGACGAGTGGGCTGCGGGTTGGATTTTGCAGGCCTTGCATCGTCATCAACCGTCGGCCCTGAGCCCTCTTTTCAATGCTTCAGGGGGATGGTTTGCTGCTTGTTCGGAATCCGATCTGGACTACTCCCCCCTTCAGCAGGCTCTTCTCGAAGAACGGTTTGAAGAGGCTGATCGCCTCACGAGTGCCTTTCTTCGCCAGCTGGCCGGTGAGCAGGCTGAACGGCGCGGCTATGTCTACTTCAGCGAAGTGTTGTCGATGAGAGGGCTGGATCTTGTCACGATGGATCGTCTGTGGATCGCCTACTCCCAAGGCCGGTTTGGGTTCACAGTGCAGGCCCGTTTGCTGGCCACTCTCAATGGGCGTTACGACAAGCTTTGGCCTCGGATTGGCTGGAAACAGGAGGGAGTCTGGACGCGTTATCCGAATGCTTTTGATTGGTCATTGACGGCTCCAGAGGGCCATATGCCGCTGGTCAACCAGCTTCGAGGGGTTCGACTGATCGATGCCTTGCTCAACCATCCGTCCCTGGTCGCTCGTCAATGA
- a CDS encoding alanine--glyoxylate aminotransferase family protein has product MILALATTHSPRLVDSSHRTVIAPINTPDRLLLGPGPSNADPTVLKALSRTPIGHLDPLYVELMGEVQELLRYAWQTDNRLTLPMSGTGSAAMEATLANTVEPGDTVLVAVKGYFGNRLVDMAGRYRADVKVIEKPWGEAFTKDELEAALIEHKPAILAMVHAETSTGVCQPMEGIGDLCRKHDCLLLLDTVTSLGGVPVYLDEWKVDLAYSCSQKGLSCPPGLGPFTMGPRAEAKLAARQDKVPNWYLDVSLLNQYWGSDRVYHHTAPVNMNFGMREALRLLADEGLDMAWARHRSNAEALWSGLESMGIEMHVPEELRLPTLTTVRIPDDVDGKAFTQHLLNNHGIEVGGGLGVLAGKIWRIGLMGYNSNPENVSRLLNLFETELPQFRQNVAVAA; this is encoded by the coding sequence GTGATCCTGGCTTTGGCGACGACGCACTCTCCCCGGTTGGTTGATTCGTCCCATCGAACGGTCATTGCCCCGATTAACACCCCCGATCGTTTGCTGCTCGGTCCAGGACCTTCGAACGCCGATCCAACGGTGCTCAAGGCTTTGTCTCGGACTCCGATTGGTCACCTCGATCCGCTTTATGTGGAGCTGATGGGCGAAGTGCAGGAGCTTCTTCGCTACGCCTGGCAGACCGACAACCGCTTGACCTTGCCGATGAGCGGCACGGGTAGTGCAGCCATGGAAGCAACGCTTGCCAACACGGTTGAACCAGGCGACACCGTTCTCGTCGCTGTGAAGGGCTATTTCGGGAATCGTCTTGTGGATATGGCCGGTCGTTACCGCGCCGATGTGAAGGTGATCGAAAAGCCTTGGGGTGAAGCATTTACCAAGGATGAGCTCGAAGCAGCTCTGATTGAGCACAAGCCCGCCATTTTGGCGATGGTGCATGCCGAAACGTCCACCGGCGTGTGTCAACCGATGGAGGGAATCGGAGATCTCTGCCGCAAGCACGATTGCTTGCTCCTGCTCGACACCGTGACCTCTCTTGGCGGTGTTCCCGTTTATCTCGATGAATGGAAGGTGGATCTGGCCTACAGCTGTAGTCAGAAGGGTTTGAGCTGCCCTCCAGGGCTTGGTCCATTCACGATGGGCCCTCGCGCTGAAGCCAAGCTTGCTGCGCGTCAAGACAAGGTGCCCAATTGGTATCTCGACGTTTCCCTTCTCAATCAGTACTGGGGCAGTGACCGCGTTTATCACCACACAGCACCGGTCAACATGAACTTCGGCATGCGTGAAGCGCTCAGGTTGCTGGCGGACGAAGGCTTGGATATGGCTTGGGCGCGTCACCGCAGTAACGCTGAAGCCCTTTGGTCCGGTCTGGAATCGATGGGTATCGAAATGCACGTGCCCGAGGAGCTCCGTCTGCCCACCCTCACGACCGTTCGGATTCCAGATGATGTGGATGGAAAGGCTTTCACGCAGCACCTGCTCAACAACCACGGGATCGAAGTGGGTGGTGGTCTTGGTGTTCTTGCCGGAAAAATTTGGCGAATTGGCCTGATGGGTTACAACTCAAACCCTGAGAACGTCAGCAGGTTGTTGAACCTGTTTGAAACGGAGCTGCCCCAGTTCCGTCAGAACGTTGCCGTCGCTGCTTAA